One Catharus ustulatus isolate bCatUst1 chromosome 16, bCatUst1.pri.v2, whole genome shotgun sequence genomic window, gATGCTTTGGCTCATGGTAGAACTACTGCATCTCTTACAGGacacctgcagcagagccatATGGTTGAGCCTTTCCCAGTTCTCCAGCACAGGGGATGCTCCCCAGCATCTCTGGACAAGCACTTGGCTCAGCACCCATCACTTCCTACCCTGATGAACTGTTTTAGCATTTCagccccagaaaacaaaaatgtttaaaaatgccTTACCCAGACACTCGTTGGCCTCACGGGCACTAGCCCGCTGCCAGGGACGGTCGTAGTGGAAAGGCTTGCAGCGGTCACACTCAGGTCCCTCAGTGTTGTGCTTGCAGTCGCACACCAGCTTCTGCTCCTTGTCTTTAATGCAGCGTGCAGCGTGCCCATTGCACTTGCAGCGCCCgcccacctgcagctcccccacCGCGTAGTAGTAGGGGCTGGAGCCCGTGCCCCCCTCCTCATCACCGGCGTCCCGGCCACCCAGGTCACGGAAGAGATGTGGGCGGCTGAAGACCACGCGGATGTCGGTGGCCGTCACCCAGTCCTGCAGCACGGGGCTGCTGTCGAAGTCCTGCGCTGAGGGTCGCCCATCGAGGGTGCTGAAGGCAATGAGCCCTCCAGTGAGTGGGTAGAGGTCAGTGAGGCCATCGGTACACAGGGCCTCCTGCTCATTCTGCTTGGTGACCGTGGCTTTGCTGGGCTTGCCATAGATCTTACGGCACTGGGAGGAGTAGTACTGGTAGGGCACCCAGGTCTTGCCATAGTCCATGGACTTGAGGATGGCAGTAGACTCGGGCCGGGGTGAGCAGAACTGGAGGCTGACATAGACCACCTCAAACTTCTTGCCAAGGGAGAGGGTGAGGGTGACATTCTGGGGTGAGTGGTGGAGGGTTTCTGAGCGCCAGCAGGTCATGTTGGAGGCAGTATTGAGGTCAGTCAGATAGGCAGGCGGGTGGGCTCGGCGGGGGTCTGAGGCATTGCAGTGCCGTGTCGGAGGCTTCCCGCACGTGCTGGAGGCTTGAACTTCCTTCCCAAAAGCAGCGTTGACAAATTCAGGGATGCAGCGTCTAGGAGCACCGCTCTCATCATAGCAAGGGTCTGGGGGGATCTGCTGGGCCATGAAGGGGTTCACTGTCTGGGACAGGCCCAGCATGGCAGTGGTGAGGAGCAGGcgcaggagctgcaggacctCCATCCTTCTAGGGAGAGGGAAGTGGCTCCTCCCTAGGAGAAGAGCAAGAGTGAGTGGCACCAGCAGTGTCATCGTCACAGCACCACCTGTGTTGGGAGGGATGGTAAGGGATGAGAAACTCCCCCACGTCTGGTCCATCACCTGTACCTGTCTTCCCACCCCGTATCCACTGATGCAGTatcctgggagcagggcagggaggcaaTCACTTTGTTCTGCCTCTTCCACACCAGGGCTGAAATAccatggaaatgggaaaagggcCTGAGCTTCAGAAGGAAGAGGTTGAAATCAGGGTacagcccttccctggcctCTTACAAATTCTCCCACCGTGACAGGAATgttcctgcctgccagcagccctggctgtcacACACAGTTGAGAGACCCTGTCACTGCATGGCTGACAAGAGCTAGTGGTGGGGAAGAGTTAGGGGAGATCTTCCAGATGCAACAGGAGCTGCAAACCCCAAGTTATGCACCTAATGCACAAAATAGCTCCTGACAGAGCGGGAGAAACCGACAGTAGCAAAAACACCTTGAAGGTACATTGTGCAAGAGGCAAGAGCCTCATTGGGATGAAGACCTGGAGCTCCTGAACACACCACCACTTTCTTTGCTGGCTATGGGCACAGTGGCTTCTCCAAGCCAGGGGCTGGATCCCCTCCAAATTCCTCTACCACACTACCCAGTAGCAAAGGAAGTTATTCTGGTCTCATGCCCAAGAAATCCAGGTCTGGGTCTAGTGTGTTTGTTGACTGGGGGAAAGGCTAGGACCAAATGCAAGACTTGGCTaggctcctctcccagcagctacagcacagggccagggagCTTAGTGGCTCTCAGGGGATGTGGCTCATCTTCTGAGTTACTGGCTTGAAGAGTGGAAGAGGTCTGCAGGTCACATTCCCTCCTACTGGCTCTGAATGCATGAAGGACATCCCACACAATGCAGATTGGCCATGTCCCATTCTTGCCATAGCAGACCCTTGAGTCTCCTGGATGGGTGGGTGGCATCAGCCCTGCCATTCCATGGGCTGTGCTCCAAGTTGTCCAGCCTCAACCAGCCCAATGCCATGACCACACAGGAGGAGGGGATCCCCTGATCTTCCACTCTCCCACTAGTAAATCTCTAAAGGACGACTTGTGTTTCTCTCTGAGGAATGAAGCTCTGCATGACCCAGACCCAGtatccccagctccagccccccaCCTACAGCATCAGTGCCACTCCTGCCTGTCCAGCTGCCCACTCTGGCCAAAGGAGGTTCCAGGGAACAGCCCATTTCAACGATCCgggacctttttttttttggcttgttaTTCCATTTTGCAAAGAAACAGGAGCCATGACTCTTGAAGAAAACGGCCCCTCCAGGCTGCCAAACCACTAATGAGGGGaagctcctccctgcccagccacagcagccacagcctgtgccTACCAAGGAAGCAACAGAGACTGGGGTCTCAGGCCATTGTGGGACATCTCCCCCAGGGCAAAACCTACCCCTGTCACTTCCATGCTGTTAAGCTGTTTCCTCACTGCTTAATCCTCTGTTGATGGAAAGAGAGATGTGAAAAATTGGCAGTCCCCTTGGTGGTCCCTGCattgccccagcagcacagttcCAGCTTTTCCACAGTGCCGCAGAGCCTTTTGGGGACATGTCAGCCTGTGACTTGGCTGCTAGCAAGACAAAGGATACTGTCCCTGGCGTGCCCAGAGCATTGAGAACCCACTACTTGAGGAGTGTGGCTGCAAGATTAGAGACTGTTGGGATGTGGCAGTAACCACAGCAGAGAAGATGCTGTGCCATGAACACCAGACAGGGAAGAGCATCCCTCACTGCAGGCAGCCTACAGGGCCCTGTTGGGAGTCCTGGCCCTCCTGCAGTCAGCTGCCTCCTGGGCAGGAGATGAAGCTATGGCTGCGGCCAGATCCCTGCATCTGCTTGTTGAGCAAAATTGGGCTGGTTAATCCCCCAGCACAATCCTGACAGGATGATCCCCAGCCCCTGCTTGGTGCTGAGCAGGCACAGTGGGCATGAGCCCACTGCTCATGTATTCTCATCCAGAAAAGGGGCTGGAAGGTGCTGATGGACCCCTCCACTCAACATCCAGCAGGACCCAGCCATGCATGTACTTGCAgaagccagcacagcacctttGGCCCTCTGGTGCTGCCAACCCTCTTCTCCTCACTGTCCCCCCAACTGCACATCCCTCAGAGGGCACACAGTCAGGTGCTGAAGCCATCACTTCCCATCCCACCACTCACAGGGTAGCACTAACAGGGAGACAATGCAGTGGGAAAACCTCTGCAccaggaggaaaggagaaatcCCCAGGGGtcctcagcagctgcatccATCCACTCCAGGGAGAATCAGGATGTATAGAACAAGGCATCTACTAAACCCTGCCAACAAAGAGTCTCCTCCACCCCCTCTATGTTGTGGCAGCAAGGTGACAGGAGTAGAGACAAAGGCCTTTTAATTTCCTGACACAAAAGTGTGGGGAAACCCTTGTCCAGTGgaaagcaacagcagcagcatctccagtaGACAGGGACAGGCCACAGGCAAACCTGTTATGAGCACTGGAGCAGCAGGTTTAGGAGCCAGGACCAGGTTACCACTGGTGTAGGCGTGCATGGGGGCATGAGCATCTCTTGCTCATCCTCCCTGCCCCATGGGAAGCCTTGCCCCTTCTGCCAGTCTTACTAAGGCACAAGTATCTGAAGTTCAGTGCCAAAGTTTTGGTGGTTCtgctgcctgggagcagccatCGTGGAGCCAGTGCTCGCTCAGCAGCACATCAACGTTGCAGAGGCAGGGTGTGAGTGGATATCATTATCATCTGCAGGACCACACACAGGCATGCACACTCCGTGCTCAGCTCACCCCATTATCCCACTGAAAAAGAGCTGGGGCCAGTGGGCCCAGTGGGCCTCACCTCTGTATTGGAGAGGAGGGCAAGCTGCAATCTGCTCCCTTTTATGCATATTCAGCATGACCCTGGGACTGGCGGCAAGCTGCCAGAGGGGCCTGGGAGTGGGTATTTCTCTCCCTGGTCCCCATCTgcacccccctccccccccccccccccccccccactttCCACTTCCCATCTTTGCTGTCCCCAGTTCAGGTCAAAGAGAGGCACTGCAGATTAAGCAGAGAGAATTGGGATGACCCCTGGGTGTCGAATCCAGCCCAGCACGTTTTTTGATCTGGCATGAGGAGGGACATAAGCAATGGAGCCCTTTTCGCGGAACAGCATCCCAAAGGCATCCCCAGCGAGGCTCTCGGGtggctgccagctccctgtcaccagcagcagccGTGGCCTGGGGGAATGCGGCGGCGGGGCTCACCCTTCCCGAGGAAGCGGCCACCCTCTCAGCTCCTCCCCAGAAGCGGCTGCATTTTTGAGGTGGGCGATTTCCTCACTCCTCCGCTCCAGGAATGCTAACAGCCGTGCGGCTTGGAAGGAAGTCATGCTGCCGGAGCACTTCAgaagtgcttaaaaaaaattaggttcCACATCCAACACCTCCACACCCGTTCTCTCTAAAACCACACGCTTCCCAGACCGACCAGCAGTGTTTCCCTGCCTTCTGGGAGATGGTCAGGGTGATGCTCCAGCACACCGTGGGCTCTTTTTCCATGGTCTTTCCAGGCAGGAGGCAGTGCTGCCAAGGGTGATGCTGGGAGCTCCAGGTCTCCAGTGCTGAGCCATCAGGTAGGTGCTCGGCCCTCAAAATAGAATGGATGAGGCAGCAGgtgaggaagggcagggaaaacAAACTTCCCACGGTGTGGATGCTGGTGCTCACAGTAGGCCCAGGATTACCACCTGGCAGACCGGGGCCACAGCAACTTTGCTGAAGTAATTACAGGATTAGGTGGAACaacacagggcagggagagaagcaGGTTATTAACCAGATTTGATCCCAGGACCTTTGCAGCACGGGAGCAGCCTTCTCTAATTAAAGTGGAGGGGAAGGGACGAGtagtgctctgctgctggataAACGTGTGCTTAGAGGGCAGGTGATAGCTGTAATGAGGGCATCTGCACTCCCTTGCCACAcatgctgtgggagcagcacattgcagctctgccccagcccttgAACAAGATCCATCCTGGGGGGCTGCCAGGGTCCCTGTATACCCAGGTCCCTCTCTACTATGCCAATGCCAGCTCAGGGAAACTTAATTCCTCCACCCAACAAACCGAATCAGGCCCAAACTCTGCTCCAGCCATGGATAAATCATTCCATGTGTTTCTGGGATACAAAAACATAACTGAGAAGTATttaaagtgaaaggaaaaactcCATGGAGCCAAGGTAGTGGTCCAGCTCAGCTTTCCAGAGGGAGGGAgtgtgtgctgggagaggctggagggatGCAGTGTGGCTGGGAGTGCTAATCACCTTCCCAGCCGCTAATGGAGCAACTGGTGCCCACTTGGGACCTGGCTAATGGCACAAAGGAGATGCCTCACTTTCCTTTACAAGCTCCCTCATCTCCCCTGATATTTAAGTATCAGAAGCTTCTGAGTGCTTACAGCCCCACATCTGCAGGGCTGCCCATTCCATGCAGCCGCTTGGGCTCTCAGCCCACTGCATGCACAGCTCAGGGGGGCAATTATACAGCAACATCttcctgcagcaggcactgcaggtGATGGATATTGCAATGCAATTTTGGCAGGTTGGAGCCAGAATTACACAAGCCATATGATACCCTAGCAGTGCCAGGAGACACGTACAAATTACACTGCACACAGGAAAGGATGGGCCAGATTCTGACCTCAGTGCTTTGGCATCAGCCTGAAGTAACTCCATTCACATCAGGCCAAACCAAGACGTAAGGAACTCCATTCAAATTTACACTGGCATACCTGTGGTCAGGATCTGGCCTGACTTGAATTAGTTGCAGCCTGATGTTACAAAAGACAGCAAAGAAGCCTGGATTTCCAAGGTTATcgaaaacaacaaaaaaaaggaaaaagaaatccatcATAAAACAAACAGTCCCCAGGCTACTCAGCTATGTGCATGGAGCTGTAAAATGCAGGATGCTCGGACACATGCCTGCTTACCAGATTCAGTAACTCATAAGCCATGCTGACCACAGGAAGGAGGGACCAACACCTAGCATGGGTGTCCTGCTGGGTTTCCCAGGCCCACTCAGCTCCCCACTGACCCTGGGCAGAGGTGGTCCTGCTCTGGGGAGACTTCAGCACAGTATCACCATATGATGCAGACCTGAATCCATTTTGCTGCAATGCTCTTGCATCCCCCAGCTAGTGCAAACTGGAGATCTCTTCCTAAAGTTCCCAACGCAACAGCAACTCAAGGAGACATTTGGAGCCCTTGACCTTGCAGGACAAGCAAGCACTGCCTGGATGCATTTGGACTTGatggtccttgtgggtcccttctaactcaggatgttctgtgatttttttctactcATTTATTAACCTCTACTACATCTTGACCAGTTAGTTATTTTACCCAACTCTAACTCCACCGCAGTCTCCTCAGCTCCTTTGCTCATTCCTACCACAGTGCTTAGCTCTACTGAGTGGTCTCAACAGCATCCCTCAAGGTGCAGATTTTCTTCCCACTACTCCCAGTGGATGCAAGGGACTCAGACTTCCAGTCCAGAAGTCTTCATTACTTCCACCCCTTTCCACTCCATATGAGAATAAAGTGATCTGGTTTCCATAACATCCCTCATTGCATTTTCACAACATGCCGGGCACAGATGTTGAAAATAGTCTGGATGAATATTCAAAATGGTATTCAGAAATGACAACATTTGGCTGGCTTTGAAAGATCTCTCACATTGGGCAGAGGACAGCTCACAACAACAGGCTGAAACACACTGCACTTtgacatctcttttttttttaccccctcTCTGGCTATTGGTAAGATATTTCATGCCCCTGGTGTTCCACAATCTCTTATTGCTTGAGTGCCAGCCAAGCCTGCAGCATTAGGAAGAAGCTGTCACGTACGTTTTTAAACATCACGGGGCAAAGTGGAATATGGAAAATCTGTCGCATTTCCATCGAGTGCAAGTGTCCTGCGCAGGCTCAGGGAGGGGCTCAAAGGGGCACAAAATAACTGCTTCCTTATGGAGCAGGGCCTGACTAATCAGGGTGGGGGGAACAGGAGGCAGAGGTGCTGCCTCAACACTCTTGACATGGTGAGCTGCTTCCCTATTGACAACATCTCAGCACACCCTCCAAGGTGTGCACTGATGCTCACCTCCTTCTTCAGGACTGGGGAAACCCCCTCTTGGAGTCACACCTATGCCAGCAGCCAGACAAGGTGGAACCTCCACTCCGTCCAACCCAGACTGAAGACACCATTGTTCTGGTGCTCAGAGAGCAGTGGAAATGCTTCTCAGCCTCCCCACCCTGCAAGCCTGCATTTCTGGTGAAGTTCTGCACTCAGCTACATCTCTAGGCCAGGCTTCTCTCTTCCACAGCCTGCAGACAcatcagctccttcccagcctggtATTACACATGCCCTCTTCTCTGCAGGGCCCTACCTTCCTTCTGCCCACAGGTAGAAGAGGAAGGGGTGTTGGGACCGTTGCAGCCCACCCTGCTCTTGAACTGTTCTTGGATCTCCTGGCCCCTCAGCAGCCTGCTCCAAACAGgtgtcagagcagcacagcagctccctctgttTTGTAAATGGGAtactgcagaaaaagagaaaaaaagttgcCCTCCATCCATCCAAACACCTTGGAGGGTGTTTCCAGCATGCGACCGAAGCCACATCCCTCTCCACTGGTTACAGAGAGCTCTAGACTCTCCGGGCTCTGAGAGACAGGCAACAGAAAACTTGGCCAGGGAAGAAGGCATTTCCAGCCATGCAAGGTGTACACATCCATGTCTGCACTCAATTATTGTCTCAGCCTGGCTACTGGTCCAATACAATTGGCATAGATGGAGGTGGGGATGCTCAGCCTGGCTTACATCCCATACATTCATGGGATGAGCTCCCTGAGAGAGCAGTATTCATGCTCAAAGTGCTGCCGAGATGAGCATCAAGCCAGCAGGACCACTGTGCTGCCAGAGGAGCCTATGCTCCTGTCCACAGGGTCTTCCTTACCCACCCTACTTGGCAACATAGCAGACTGCCAAGCACCAGGTCCCCATCACACCAGTTAGTCCTCATCCCAAGAATGGTATTTCCACCCACCCACTCTCCAGTAGGCCAGGGAAGCTGTGGGTAGGATGGCATTTTGAGGAAATGAGGTTTCAGCAGCTCCaagagaggaaagcaaaagcaaaccCACCAAACGTAGCCCAGCTTCCCTTCCCGTGAAGCTGCCTACTCACACATTCACTGGCCAGAGCTCTCATCCTAGCTGTGGCTTAAGGGCCGGGTGCTCGGGGTGCCGAGGGTcttgcccagcctggctccagaacTGCAATGGAGCAGAGCACTTCCAACGGGAGCCATTTCCAAAGGGATCCAACCCTCCGAGCCCGCCCTGCAGGGGAGTCTCTCGGGGCGGCTGCGCTAGGAAGTAACCAGTGATGGACCCCAAGCCTGGGATAGTGACAAGGGTGATACCGCCCGCGCAGGTGACTTTGTGCCGGCAGAGCCCTCACAGGCGGAGAAGGGCCCGCGGTGGGAGCGGCGGGCAGGGCACCACGTGCGTGCCTCGTGCCCGGTCAGCCGGGGCTGGCACCGCAGGCTTGGCCTGGCAGGGCTCCCGCCGTTGCCCGCACCGCACCCGCactgagcggggccggggctccgCCGGGCTGCGGCACTGCGGGGCTCTGTACAGCGCCAAGAACCCCCGAGCCAGCTCTGCGAGGCGGCAGCAgcgagccgggccgggccgagccgagccgggccagagtgcggagcggcggcggccggagcTGCCCGGGGacgggagcggcggcggcggccgcggcagCGGGCGGCCCCGCTGCGGGGAGGTCCCGTTCTCGGCGGTGAAAGGatggaaagggaaataaagggaGGGTGAGTgcggggggagagggaggaataAAAGGCAACGAGAGAGGGAGCGTTGGGGAGGAGAGCGGGAGCTCGGAGCGCTGGGAAGTTGGGAGCGCAGCTTACCGCAGCCAGGCAGGTAGCGGGGCTGGTCTAGGCGACAGGTCCAGGAGCGGCGGCGAGAGGAGCCGAGGCCGCGGCGGGGTGGACGGCGGGCAGGGATAGCACCTTCCCGGTGCTGGCCGCAGCAcgaagaaatgaaaaaaagtgaagaaaagggcaggagggggaaaaaaagcaatgatAACAAATTTCCAGAGAATCCTGCGTGGGGACGAAATAAGGCGAAACAGTGGAAAGCGGGAGCGCTGCTCTCGGCGGTGCGGGCGGGTCCCAGTGCCGTGCCCGCAGCCGACCGCGCTCCCGCCCGCTCCACCGTACCGCCCGCGGCTGCTTCGGCTgcgggagggagggggggaggcggcaggggagggcgaaaaggagaggaaagggaggaaaaaaacccaaaaaacaaccaacaacaacaaaaccttaaaaaaataaaaaggaaaagaaaagcaagaattgGAGAAACTGAGACCCGACCGCCGCCTGGACGTGGAGTAAAAAGGCTTCAATAAATCCCGGGttgaaaagaagggaaaagtcACCTCCCCGAGGAAATCAGAAGCAGATTTCGAGCCATTTAATCACATGCAGGGAGGTGTGTGCGTGtgcgccgcccgccgccgctgccagccctgcctccgccctccgccccgccggcagcccAGCGGGCAGGGCCGGAGCCGGGCGGGaagcggggccgccccgccgcggGCAGCCCTCCCCGCGGGGTCCCgggggccgccccgccgcggGCAGCCGTCCCGCCGGTCAGCGCCGCGGGGGTCCGGTGGCCGCAGTCCCTCCCACCTGCCGCCCGGCCAGTCCTGCTGCACCCCGGGAGTTCCCTCAGTCCACAGAGGGTCCATCCCCGCGGAGTAAGGGTGGCTGCGGCCGTAGCCCACTGCGCCGAGGGCTCAGCGGTGCCGCAGCTGGTTattctccctctgcttcccaaagCAAACAAGGCATTTACCAGGCGGGAGCAGTTCCTCTTATGGAGGAAGCTGGAGTCTCCGCTCCATCCCGTGGTGCAGGGGCTTTTCTTGCGCTGCTGCACCAGAATTGCCCTCGGTCTCTGATTTTGGGGCAGGGAAGCGGGGCACTTCTGTACCGAGCATAGATGCCCCCGAGGGGCTGCCCCGCTATCCCCAGATCACCTGCGAGCGGAGCACGAAAAAGGTGAAACTAACTTAATCAGTTTGTGTGAGGcggtggagcagagcagcaaaccCGGACGTGGATTCTCTCCCTCACTGGGGCCGTGTTCACAACCCTGCGGCCCCCACATCTGCCAGCTTGGCCTAGGGAACATCCTCTTGTAATTGCCGTTGCAATTCCCGGAGGTGGGAAGAAGGGCAAGGTGCTAGCACAGTGTCCACCCATTATGTTCAAAGCCCCCACCCACCATCCCCCCTGCTCCCGGGGGACCCCCGTTACCCACATCGTGttgctctggagcagcaggttgcaggagcagctctcccagccgGCTGGCAGATGCTTACTGAAGGAGCAGACCCCAGCTGTCTGCGAGCCCCAGGGGAATTGCtgtttgctgctctctgccttgtTGCACTAAACATGTTTCCTCTCCTATttcagcagcagggatgtggaCAAACAAGAGTGAAGCCACCACGTGAGAGGACAGAGGAGACCTGGGGCATGAGCAGGGGAACATCAAGGCTGTAAGTCCAATGCTACAGATATCTTGTAGCCTCCATGTCTCTCCTGGGGATACTTGTGCATTTGGAGAACTGGGCAGTCATGCCAGAAGCCACAAAAGCAGCCCCGATGCAGATGCCAGATGAGAGGCTAGTGCAGGACCAGTGTTTGCATTGTGTGGGATCAGATCAGACTGTGAGGCAGAGCAAGGCCCTGGGTTGTCAGGACAGTGTGGcaccagggacaggctgggatgaTGAAGGCAATAGGGCAAAATGGGGCATGGCTAGAAGATCCTGAAGTGACACAAAGCAGGAATTGTCCAACAGATCAATCTGAAGGCATTTTCCTCACCAGGAAACACAAGGACAACCATGAGCTATTATACTgagccagcctggcctggctgccccagggtggtgctgagctggggggCTGGATCACCACaacctcagtgctgctgttttcacACCCATCGGACCCCCACTATCCTGTGACTCAAACATGGTGTTAGACGTGCTGGCCACCATATAGAAAAGTTTTATAACTGCTATCCACAGGCCTCACATCAGTGAAAACCCAGTTGAGATGGGCAAAAACTgtttcccaaatccctgtttcTCCGGTTTCCTCTTTGTAGGATGGAGAGCCTGTGAGAAAGATGTGAATCTGGATTTGGCAAATGGCAAGGCTACAGACATCAGCAAGGGATGGAACACTCACTGAGGTAGGAATCAGACTGTGAGATCCTGTTGGTGTTCCTCAGCATGCTGACATCACCCAGTGTTTGCTGCCTTCCTGGGCAGTTCTGGCAGGACTGGCAGGACGAGAGGATAAGCATACGGTGTTGTCACCCTGCAGTCTGCAGGAAGCTCTTTCCATTGCAAGCTCCCATTCTGCATTCATTCCTGCTCCTTGTGCCTCATGAAGGTGCAGCATTTGGTGCCAGCCAGGCTTCCCAGTCAACAAAGGATTGCTGAAAGGACACAGACATCCAGAAGCTGTTGGAGCAAAAGTGCTGGCACCAAATCAGCTGGGGCAGATACAGAATTGTCCAGTGTGTTGGAGGGATCTtaaaagatcatccagtccaattGCACAGCAGGGATATCTTTCACTAGACCAAATTGCTCATTCAACCCTATCCTTGAGCACTTTCAGGcatgggcagccacagcttctctgggcaccctgtgtcaGACCCTCaacaccctcacagggaagaacgctttcccaatatcccatctaaccctgccctcgGGAGGTGGGAAG contains:
- the NTN3 gene encoding netrin-3 isoform X1, with product MDQTWGSFSSLTIPPNTGGAVTMTLLVPLTLALLLGRSHFPLPRRMEVLQLLRLLLTTAMLGLSQTVNPFMAQQIPPDPCYDESGAPRRCIPEFVNAAFGKEVQASSTCGKPPTRHCNASDPRRAHPPAYLTDLNTASNMTCWRSETLHHSPQNVTLTLSLGKKFEVVYVSLQFCSPRPESTAILKSMDYGKTWVPYQYYSSQCRKIYGKPSKATVTKQNEQEALCTDGLTDLYPLTGGLIAFSTLDGRPSAQDFDSSPVLQDWVTATDIRVVFSRPHLFRDLGGRDAGDEEGGTGSSPYYYAVGELQVGGRCKCNGHAARCIKDKEQKLVCDCKHNTEGPECDRCKPFHYDRPWQRASAREANECLACNCNLHARRCRFNMELFKLSGRKSGGVCLNCRHNTAGRHCHYCKEGFYRDLSKAITDRKACKACDCHPVGAAGKTCNQTTGQCPCKDGVTGLTCNRCAKGYQQSRSPVAPCIKIPAISPTSLVTSTEAPADCDSYCKPAKGNYKINMKKYCKKDYVVQVNILEMETVANWAKFTINILSVYKCRDERVKRGDNFLWIHLKDLSCKCPKIQISKKYLVMGISENSTDRPGLMADKNSLVIQWRDAWTRRLRKLQRREKKGKCVKP
- the NTN3 gene encoding netrin-3 isoform X2; its protein translation is MEVLQLLRLLLTTAMLGLSQTVNPFMAQQIPPDPCYDESGAPRRCIPEFVNAAFGKEVQASSTCGKPPTRHCNASDPRRAHPPAYLTDLNTASNMTCWRSETLHHSPQNVTLTLSLGKKFEVVYVSLQFCSPRPESTAILKSMDYGKTWVPYQYYSSQCRKIYGKPSKATVTKQNEQEALCTDGLTDLYPLTGGLIAFSTLDGRPSAQDFDSSPVLQDWVTATDIRVVFSRPHLFRDLGGRDAGDEEGGTGSSPYYYAVGELQVGGRCKCNGHAARCIKDKEQKLVCDCKHNTEGPECDRCKPFHYDRPWQRASAREANECLACNCNLHARRCRFNMELFKLSGRKSGGVCLNCRHNTAGRHCHYCKEGFYRDLSKAITDRKACKACDCHPVGAAGKTCNQTTGQCPCKDGVTGLTCNRCAKGYQQSRSPVAPCIKIPAISPTSLVTSTEAPADCDSYCKPAKGNYKINMKKYCKKDYVVQVNILEMETVANWAKFTINILSVYKCRDERVKRGDNFLWIHLKDLSCKCPKIQISKKYLVMGISENSTDRPGLMADKNSLVIQWRDAWTRRLRKLQRREKKGKCVKP